The genomic DNA GCATGATCATATTCAACGCCGCTTTACTTGCACGATAAACGTCATTTCCACCTTTTTCATTATCAGCTATGCTCCCCTGACCAGATGACATAGCACCAACAATTCCACCTCGACGAACATTCCCGGCAATCTGTTCAAGAACTCGCATGGGTGAAAGCGTATTTGTTACCATAACTCGAATAAACTCTTCTATTGAAATTTCACCGATGGTTTCTTTCATGCCATTTTTATTGGCGACTCCCGCATTAACGAAAAGGAGATCTAATATCTCGCCAATAATATTAGATTTGAGACGTTCAATTTGATCTGGAAGTGTTATATCGAGATACTGTATTCGAAGTGATTTTTCCCATTTTTCAGCCAACTCATGAAGCTTGGTCCTATTACCTTCTCGTACAGTTCCAATTACATTCCATTTACGTTTTAATAATTCTTCTGTAATCGCCAACCCAAGTCCTCTTGACGATCCAACTATCAGGGCTGTTTTGGTTTCTGACATACTAACCCTCCTTTGCGTTTTCGCCGAAATTTCATTACCCAGGCACTCTTTCACTTTTGTATTATACCTGTGGCGCACAACGGAAATCTAACGGGCGCGAGTTGAGCGTCATCCCGCACGGAGCGTCTCTACCGCCCGGCCAGGGAACTATGAAGTTCCATGAGTCGTGGTGAGTGGCAGGGACGCGAGTACGGGACGACGAAGTCGCCCCGAAGGGGTGACGTTCCAACGAGGGTTGGACGGCACGCAGCGCCGAGAACCTGAAGTTGGCAACTCGCGCCCCGTTCGTCGGCGCGCAGCGCCGACGAACGTCGAAGGTAACGGGCGGCCAAACAGGCGGCGAAGCCGGCCGTTTGGGCGTCCCCGTTGACCGCAGTGCTAGCCGCCGAAATGCTTCTCGACGACATCCTGGATGAACCGCCTGCAAATAGCCTCAACCTTTTCCGAGCGTGTACTTCCATTCTTGGCCCTCACCACAAAGGCTTCCTCATCAAACTGATATCCGATCTCAACAAAGGATGGGACATTTGGTGCTGACAATGCGTCAAGCTTTTCGTAATGAAATGACCCTGATGGTTCCTCTCGACTGATATGTAGTGTTACGTCTGCTTGGTTCTTCAGTGCATAGCTTGGTGAACCGAAAAAGAAAAGGTAGCGACTAGCTTGCGCACCGCTACGAACGTCGAGACGGAAAAACCATGTTTTCTTAGCTGAACCAAAGTTCTTAAGCGACAGATATTTCTCGAACTCAAGCATGCCGAAGTCTCTAAAGTAAACGTCTCCTAGGTCACTCGATGCCGCAAGAAACTCCACATTTTGCTTGAATAGGCTCTTTAGAAGCTCCATTGCATTCTTCCAGACTTCATATTGATTTGATGCGCGGGTCTTCTCTTTCTGGTCGAACTTGCTGGCGAGTGACTTAGCCCATTCGATCTTTTCTCTTTGCTCCTTGGCGGCCTCTTCGTATTCCTCAAGGCTTTCCTCGACGCACTCGGCTATTAGGGAAGCGAAGGGGGTAAGGTCAGAAGCTTGTGAAAACTCTAGCGCATCGTAGTACCTGAGGCGGTCTTCCCTAGTAACGACCGCAATAGGAAACCCGAAACGCATAAGAATAAGGTTCATCAACAACCTTGCTACGCGACCGTTCCCATCAATAAATGGATGGATCGTAACAAACCAGGTGTGGGCTGCGCTCGCGGCCAGTAGTGCCTCAGGTGTTTCAAATAGATCGCCGGGTACGCTGGCTTTTTGTAGCCATTGCCCAAACTGATCCATCTCGCTTGCTACGGATTCTGGTGCGGGTGGCTTGAACTCCGAGCCTCCGATTTCGACAATTACCGATCTATATCGCCCCGCCTCGTTGTCGTTAATACCTTTTAGCACTAACAGATGAATTTGACGTACATCGGACTCAGTGATGGGGCGACTGGGATTCGCTGCCAGTTCCTCAAGAAAGTCGAGAGCCACCGACAGGTTTCTTGCTTCTGCTTGATCCTTTAATGGTTTTCCGGTAATTGTGAGGCCGAGCTCCACGACGGTTCGAGTTTCGCCGACGTTTAGCGAATTGCCTTCGATTGCATTTGAGTGGTATATGTTTTTTATACGGAAGTACTTTCGAATAGTGTTCAATACTTCCGGAGTCAATGATCCCGTCGCGCGCATTGATGAAACGCGCTCCCCAATATTCCTTAGTAGGGTAAGCTGCGACGCTTCAACGTCGTAGGGGGTTCCCTTTACTTGCGGCATAGCAACTCCATTATAAAAAAGATAAATGATCGGAAATTCGCGCGACTTTGGCGGCTAACGTTCGAGCTAACCGGGCCGCCGCGGCATGCCGCCGAGGGTCCGGTTGAGCGAGGGGTTAGCCCGCACTCGCCTCACGCAGACTCCACGATCTTCCAGTAGGAGTCCTTGCGGATCACCTTCCCGCCACGGAATTCGTAGTGATCGCACCCACGGACCCTGACCTTCTCTCCGTCCGGCTTGGTACCCGTGAGGAGCCACTCGGACGCGACCATGTTGAGGTCTCCCCAATGGCGATCCTCGCCGTAGTGAACATCCGGAAGACCCTTGAAGCGGCCGGCCAAGCCCTCTCTCACCGCCGCGCGACCGACAAACCGCGTGCCCCAAGAATCTGGCCCACGAGGCATGTCAAGTGTGCAGTCTTCGGCGAAGAAGCTCATGACTTTGTCGAGGTCATGAGCATTGAACGCCTCGAGGATGGCCTTCGCCGTTTGTACGGCGTCGAATGGGTGTTCAGGCATTTGGGCGTTCTCTTCGTCGCGGGGCACCAAGCGTTGTCTATGCGGGCTAACGGGCGCGAGTTGAGCGTCATCCCGCACGGAGCGTCGCTGTCGCCCGGCCAGGAAACTGTGAAGTTCCGTGCGTCGTGGTGGGCGGCAGGGACGCGAGTACGGGACGACGAAGTCGCCCCGAAGGGGTGACGTTCCAACGAGGGTTCGACGGCGCGTAGCGCCGAGAACCTGAAGTTGGCAACTCGCGCCCCGTTCGTCGGCGCTTCGCGCCGACGAACGACCTGCTTCACCTGCCCCGCGTAGCGGGGTCAGGTGCAAGCCCCAGTTAGGCTGGTTGCGAATGTTGGCTTGCCAAAAAAGCGATAACTCAACCTACCGGCTAGATCGACTAAATCCGTGGTGCAATTTTTCCCAGTTTTTCTAGCCGCGATTGAATCGCTCCTGACGTTCGCCGATGTTTTTGCGCCAATTGCAGAATCGTCAAGCCCGATTCGAATTTAGTACAAAGTATTCGATCTTCAGATTCGTCCCATGATTTGCCAGCGTTCTCAGGTAATCGCTGTTCACGTTTTTGTCTTTCTTCAAGGCGTTCCAAAGCTCGTACTGCAATAAAAAGAGCACGTAAAATAGATGGTTGTTGATAGGGACTATCATCAGGAAATATCTCGCCTGTACATGGATCAACTCCATCTACGAGAGATTGAATGATTTCCAATGCTTCAGAGGGTTTCATGATTTTTTGGGTCGGGCCTAACGTCTTTGCTCACCGGGGCCACGTCAGCGGCCTCCGCTGCAATGCCCAGTTAGGCATTCTCGTCGTTACCGTTCATTATTATCTGCCGCTGAAAGCGTGGGCCATGATACTCGCGCATGTGTGCCATCACCCTTCGATAGGTTTTTTCTACAAATAAATCGTCCTTCAAAAGTAAAATCTTCGGTTATTTTTACTATCAATAACTTATTAAAGTTTCCAGCACGTTTAACTTGTATTTTATCCGTAATCTTTTCTGGGGAAATAGTTTTTATTTCAATAAAATCATTTCCCAGCCTGCCATCCGAACCTCTAGTATGTGGCTTGTGTCGCTTAATGCCATACTCGACTTCAGCGTATAGCTCTCCTAATTCACCCCAAATTTGCAGGTAGCGTCCTGTGAGCGCATGGTAAGACATTGCGTTCTCGACCAAGCTGTCGAAAATCATCACTAGCTCAAAATCGGGCTGTGAGTGCCCCACTGACAATTCTTTCTCGTGTATAGGCTGCCACTCCCAAGGGTTATATCCACAAGCAGCGGCATCAGCTATTTGCTCTGGGCTATAGCCGTCATTATGCATATCGTGCAGAAAGTCCCAATCGCTCATATGTTCTCCTTGCCTAACGCCAGCCATCACCGGACCTGAGCGAGCGCAGCGAGTGAAGGGTCCGCGTGAATGGCATTGTTAGGGCTTTTTCTTACGATTTTGGAATATAACAACCGCTGCTATTAATATCACGAACTGCCCGATTGGATATAAAAGGTAATTGACCCATGTTCTCTCAAAATCCGGAATATACGCAGCGGCAACGATGAAAGGCGTAGAAATTAGAGCAATCCCTGCAATTGCTGCTCGATTTCCTCCTGGACTTGCAAAAGGCAATAAAATTGCGAATAGAACCCATGGGGAAGCAGCGGCCATGGCTTTTAGATACGGCTCCTTAATGCTAAATGGTGTTGAATCGTGACTAACATAACGCTCCAAATCGCCCGTGATGGATTTGAAAATATTGGAAAGCTCTTCATTTCCAGTATCTCTGACTTTTGGTTGAAGCTCCGTAACTTCTTTAAGAAGTTCTACTGAGCGTTCTATACGCCCTAGCCTGAAATACCCAGTGTAGCTTTCGTACCAGACTAGGCCGCTTACAAACAATGACGAGACCAAAACAATGAATAGCAATCGCGCCCAACTGAATTGGGTGATTAATTTTTCAAAAAACTCGATTACTGGGTCTAGCACTATTGAGCCCTAACATCAAGTAGGCATCATAAATGACGCCTGATCTTACGTCAAAATTGACGCCTAATCACCAAAAGCTTGATCAACTTCTTGATCAATATAGCACGTTGTGCGATAACAACGACACTAAAGCGCATGACCTTGGCGTCAGTGTTTCAGGTTCGCTTCTATTTGCCATTGCCTGCAGGAAATCAGCATTTTTGAAGCTTCCATAATCACAATTATGGGTGAGGAAAATGATGGATGTCAAACCAAAGTTGCTTGATCAGGTACGTCAAAAAATCCGCTTTAAACATTACAGCATCCGCACTGAACAAGCCTATGTGGACTGGATAAGACGCTATATATTGTATTATAACAAACGTCATCCACAAAATATGGGAAAGCAGGAGGTTGAACAATTTCTCAATCACTTGGCAGTGGAACGCCAGGTTGCCGCATCAACCCAAAATCAGGCGCTCAGCGCGATCCTGTTTCTCTACAAGGAAATTCTGGAAAAAGATCTTGGCTGGCTTGACGATTTGGAGCACGCAAAACGCCCAGCGCGCCTACCCGTAGTGCTCACCGCTTCTGAAGTGCGTACCGTCCTGGCGCATCTGCAAGGTCGCCATCGACTCATGGCTAATTTGCTTTACGGCGCAGGCTTGCGCTTAATGGAATGCGTCCGGCTGCGCGTTAAAGACCTGGATTTCGAATATCGACAACTGACCGTGCGCGACGGCAAGGGACAAAACGATCGGTTGACGATGTTGCCTGTATCGGTCATCGAATCCCTGAAAACCCATCTAGCCGATGTCAAAATTGTGCATGATCAGGACTTGCGCGAGGGATTCGGCGACGTGTATCTACCTTTTGCGCTGGCCCGAAAATACCCGAATGCTGGACGTGAATGGGGTTGGCAATACGTTTTCCCCGCCTCGAAACGATCCATTGACCCACGTTCCGATGTGGAGCGCCGCCATCACCTCGACGAACAAACCCTGCAACGAGCCGTCAAGGAAGCCGTGCGTCGCGCGAACATTGCTAAACCTGCCTCCTGTCACACGTTCCGCCATAGTTTTGCCACCCATCTCCTGATGGCAGGCCATGACATCCGCACCGTCCAGGAATTACTGGGCCACAAGGATGTAAGTACGACTATGATTTATACCCACGTCCTCAATCGTGGAGGACGTGGGGTGCTCAGCCCACTCGACGCGATCTAACCGGCTCGTGTGTTCAGGAAAGAAACTCAAATCTTTCCAACTACCTGCTGCTGGCAAAATTTCTTTTCGACTGATTTTAATCACAGCGAGGCGAAACGTGAGCGAAGGGATTGCCATTATCGGCATGGCGGGACGCTTTCCCAGTGCAGCGACTATTGACGAATTCTGGCGCATCGCCCGCGAAGGCGGCGACGCCATGACCGATTTCAGCGAAACAGAATTACTGGCCGCTGGCGTGTCCCACAGTGCATTGGCCGATCCGCGCTATATGCGTTCCGCCCCGGTGCTGGACGATATTGCCGGTTTCGACGCCGCCTTCTTCGGCTTCGGCACGGAACAGGCGGAACTGCTGGATCCACAGCACCGGCTGTTCTTTGAATGCGCTTGGGAATCGCTGGAAATAGCCGGTCATCCGCCAGAATGCTTCAAAGGCGCAATCGGTGTTTTCGCGGGCTGTTCAATTAGTTCCTATTTACTGTTCAATCTGTTGCCTAACCTGCGCGCTGGCGCCGCGCCAGCAACACTGTTGGCGATGATCGGCAATGAGAAAGATTATCTAGCCAGTCATCTGGCTTATCTGCTGGGGCTGACCGGCCCCAGCATCGGCGTGCAAACCGCCTGCTCGACTTCGCTGGTTGCGGTGCATCTAGCCTGTCAAAGCCTGTTGTCCGGCGAATGCGATCTGGCGCTGGCGGGTGGCGCGAATGTGCGGGTTCCACACCGGGTCGGCTATCGCCATGAAGAAGGATCGATTCTGTCGGCGACCGGGCGTTGCCGCAGTTTTGACGCCGCAGCGGATGGAACGGTCTTTGGTTCAGGTGTGGGTGTCGTCGCGTTGCGTCGCCTGAGCGATGCATTAGCCGACAGTGACCCGATCCAGGCGGTGATTCTGGGTTCGGCGGTGAACAACGATGGCGGGCGCAAGGCCGGCTATACCGCCCCAAGCGTGGACGGTCAGGCCGCAGTTATTGCCGAGGCGCTGGCGGTCGCCGGGGTCGATGCCGCTACGATAGGCTATATCGAAGCGCATGGCACGGGAACGCCGATTGGCGATCCGATTGAAATCCGCGCCTTGAATGAAGTTTTTCGAGGACTTCCCCAAGGCGGCATTGCGCTGGGCAGCGTCAAAGCTGCGTTCGGTCATCTGGAAGCGGCGGCGGGCGTGACTGGATTGATGGCGGCGACGCTGGCGGTCAAGGAAGGTCTGTTGCCGCCCATCGCCCATTTTCGGCAGGCGAATCCGCTACTGGGTTTGGAGAAGACGCCCTTCACGCCGGGGAGCAAAGCGCGATCATGGCCGGCTAAGGGACCGCGCCGGGCGGGCGTCAGTTCATTCGGGATTGGCGGGACTAATGCGCATGTCGTGATCGAAGCGCCGCCCCTTACTCCCAACCCCTCTCCCAAAGGGCGAGAGGAGTCAAACGCTCCTCGCTCCTCGCTCCTCTGTCTGTCAGCGCGGGATGAGGCAGCGCTGACCGCCTTGCGTCAGCGTTATCGGGAAGCGTTGACCGATGAGGCAGACTTTCCTGCGATGTGTCGAATGGCGGCGTTGGGGCGACGGCATTTTGAACAGCGGTTGGCCGTTGTCGCTGAGTCAACGGCAGAAGCTCGCAACGCTTTGCAAGATGCCCTATCAGTACGGACGGCAACGCAACCCCGTTTAGCATTTCTATTCAGCGGTCAGGGTAGTTGGGTCGCGGGCGCTGGACGAGGGTTGACCGCGTTGCCGGTGGCGGGCGCAATTCTTGAGCGGGCGGAATCGCAGGTTCCCGGCATTCAGGCCACACTGTTTGACCCAACAGGCGAGGGAACCCATACCGAATTGGCCCAACCGGCGCTGTTTGCGTTGCAATGGGCGCTGGTCGCGCAATTACAGGCTTGGGGAATTAAGCCAGTTGCGGTGACTGGGCACAGTCTGGGTGAACTGGCGGCGGCGGCGACCGCCGGTGTTTTGGACTGGGAAGCGGGCTTGCAGTTGGCGGCGGCGCGAGGACGATTGATGCAGCGTCTCCCCGCAGGAGGCGCAATGGCGGCGGTGTTTGCCGTTGCTGACGTTACACAGGCCGCGCTCGGTGCAGAAACCGCTGCGGTTAATCTTGCCGCCTTCAACGCGCCCCAGACCGTGGTGTTATCGGGAGACAGCGCGGCGTTGCAGCGTGTGCTGGAACGGCTTGCCGCCCAGGGCATTGCCCATCAGTGGCTGAAAGTAGCCCACGCTTTTCATTCGCCGCGCATGGAGCCGATTCTGGCGGAACTGAACGCGGTCGCCACCAGCTTGACTCATCAAGCGTCTCAACTCCATTGGGTTTCTACCTTGACCGGCGGCGTGATCACTCAGCCATCCGTTGATCACTGGTCCCGCCATGCCCGCCAGCCGGTGCGCTTCACCAAGGCGCTGGAAACGCTGGATAGTTTGGGCTGCACCGCATTCCTGGAAATCGGTCCAGGCGCGACCTTGACAGGACTGACGCGCATCCAGAACGACCACGCTTGCATCGTTCCGACGCTGGCGAATGCGGACGAACCGCGTGCGCTGCTCAATGCGGTCGCAGCGCTCTATGCCCACGGATTGCATGTCGATTGGGCGACGCTGCTCGGCCCTGGTCCTCGCGCGCCCGTCCCGACTTATCCCTTTCAACATCGGCGTTATTGGCGTGATCCCCCTTGCTCCTCTAACCCCGCTCTCACGAAAGGAAAGGAGGGTGCCAGGGAGGATGGAATTCTGCCCGGCCAGGAATTTTCCACACCGCTGGCCCAACGCCTGTTCATGGCGACCGTGCGCCCCACCGCGCCGGATTGGCTGGAAGAACACCGGATTGATGAGCAGGTCATCTTGCCTGGCGCCGTTCACGCCGTTTTGGCGTTAGCCGCCGGATTGCCTGGACTCTGTGCGTTGACGATCGAGGCGCCGCTGACGGTTGGCCAGGATGGCGTCGAAATGCAGACGATTCTTCAAGACGGACGAGTGCAGATTCATGCCCGTCCTACAGGAACAACCGTCTGGCAACGGTATGCCAGCGCTGAACCCGGTCCCGCTCCCATTGACCTGGGCAGTGACCCTCTCGCCGACTTGATCGCCCGCTGCGGCACAACCGTTTCCCCGCAAACCCTTTATCAGCGCATGGAAGCGGGGGGCATCGTTTTGGGGCCGCGTTTCCGCCGCATCGTCGAAATCCGCGCTGGTCAAGGCGAAGCACTGGCCCGGCTGTGCGCTCCCGATGACCTAGAGTCGAACGATTTGCCAGTGCATCCGCTGGTGCTAGACGTCCTGTTTCAAACTCTGGGCGCGGCGTTGATCACCACCGATTTACCCGCACATTTGCCGGTGGCGCTGGATCAATTGCGGTTGGGAACAGGCGCGAATCCCAATACCGCCGTTTGGTGTCACGCAACGTTGCGGCCAACAAAACCTGGCGCTAACGGCATCATCGGTGACTTGAACTTGCTCGCCGCGGATGGAACTCGATTGCTGCAAGTCGAAGGTTTAGGTTGTCGGCCTTCGGGGAAAGACTGTCGCCGTCATCTTTACACCCCGGTTTGGCGGCCTTGCGATCCTGACCACTGGCCTAAGCCATCGACTATCGCCCTTCAAATCGCTTGCCGTGTCGATCTTTCCGATTACCTCGACTACTTGCCGCAACTGGATGCATTGAGCACTGCCTACGTGGCGCGGGCGTTCATCGCACTTGGCGCACGCTTTGCCGTGGGTAAACCCGTCCAGTTATCGGTTCCCACCGCGCCCCGATTTACGCGAGTGCTGCCGCGCCTGTGGCGGATGCTGAAAAAGGACGGTCTGATCGAC from Gammaproteobacteria bacterium includes the following:
- a CDS encoding Fic family protein; amino-acid sequence: MRATGSLTPEVLNTIRKYFRIKNIYHSNAIEGNSLNVGETRTVVELGLTITGKPLKDQAEARNLSVALDFLEELAANPSRPITESDVRQIHLLVLKGINDNEAGRYRSVIVEIGGSEFKPPAPESVASEMDQFGQWLQKASVPGDLFETPEALLAASAAHTWFVTIHPFIDGNGRVARLLMNLILMRFGFPIAVVTREDRLRYYDALEFSQASDLTPFASLIAECVEESLEEYEEAAKEQREKIEWAKSLASKFDQKEKTRASNQYEVWKNAMELLKSLFKQNVEFLAASSDLGDVYFRDFGMLEFEKYLSLKNFGSAKKTWFFRLDVRSGAQASRYLFFFGSPSYALKNQADVTLHISREEPSGSFHYEKLDALSAPNVPSFVEIGYQFDEEAFVVRAKNGSTRSEKVEAICRRFIQDVVEKHFGG
- a CDS encoding integron integrase; this translates as MDVKPKLLDQVRQKIRFKHYSIRTEQAYVDWIRRYILYYNKRHPQNMGKQEVEQFLNHLAVERQVAASTQNQALSAILFLYKEILEKDLGWLDDLEHAKRPARLPVVLTASEVRTVLAHLQGRHRLMANLLYGAGLRLMECVRLRVKDLDFEYRQLTVRDGKGQNDRLTMLPVSVIESLKTHLADVKIVHDQDLREGFGDVYLPFALARKYPNAGREWGWQYVFPASKRSIDPRSDVERRHHLDEQTLQRAVKEAVRRANIAKPASCHTFRHSFATHLLMAGHDIRTVQELLGHKDVSTTMIYTHVLNRGGRGVLSPLDAI
- a CDS encoding nuclear transport factor 2 family protein, whose product is MPEHPFDAVQTAKAILEAFNAHDLDKVMSFFAEDCTLDMPRGPDSWGTRFVGRAAVREGLAGRFKGLPDVHYGEDRHWGDLNMVASEWLLTGTKPDGEKVRVRGCDHYEFRGGKVIRKDSYWKIVESA
- a CDS encoding SDR family NAD(P)-dependent oxidoreductase, giving the protein MSETKTALIVGSSRGLGLAITEELLKRKWNVIGTVREGNRTKLHELAEKWEKSLRIQYLDITLPDQIERLKSNIIGEILDLLFVNAGVANKNGMKETIGEISIEEFIRVMVTNTLSPMRVLEQIAGNVRRGGIVGAMSSGQGSIADNEKGGNDVYRASKAALNMIMRSFSVRQGKDHAILLLAPGWIKTDIGGEDAKFSVEEVIVDIVDTIISQEGKAGLRYLDRFGNNVRW
- a CDS encoding SDR family NAD(P)-dependent oxidoreductase — translated: MSEGIAIIGMAGRFPSAATIDEFWRIAREGGDAMTDFSETELLAAGVSHSALADPRYMRSAPVLDDIAGFDAAFFGFGTEQAELLDPQHRLFFECAWESLEIAGHPPECFKGAIGVFAGCSISSYLLFNLLPNLRAGAAPATLLAMIGNEKDYLASHLAYLLGLTGPSIGVQTACSTSLVAVHLACQSLLSGECDLALAGGANVRVPHRVGYRHEEGSILSATGRCRSFDAAADGTVFGSGVGVVALRRLSDALADSDPIQAVILGSAVNNDGGRKAGYTAPSVDGQAAVIAEALAVAGVDAATIGYIEAHGTGTPIGDPIEIRALNEVFRGLPQGGIALGSVKAAFGHLEAAAGVTGLMAATLAVKEGLLPPIAHFRQANPLLGLEKTPFTPGSKARSWPAKGPRRAGVSSFGIGGTNAHVVIEAPPLTPNPSPKGREESNAPRSSLLCLSARDEAALTALRQRYREALTDEADFPAMCRMAALGRRHFEQRLAVVAESTAEARNALQDALSVRTATQPRLAFLFSGQGSWVAGAGRGLTALPVAGAILERAESQVPGIQATLFDPTGEGTHTELAQPALFALQWALVAQLQAWGIKPVAVTGHSLGELAAAATAGVLDWEAGLQLAAARGRLMQRLPAGGAMAAVFAVADVTQAALGAETAAVNLAAFNAPQTVVLSGDSAALQRVLERLAAQGIAHQWLKVAHAFHSPRMEPILAELNAVATSLTHQASQLHWVSTLTGGVITQPSVDHWSRHARQPVRFTKALETLDSLGCTAFLEIGPGATLTGLTRIQNDHACIVPTLANADEPRALLNAVAALYAHGLHVDWATLLGPGPRAPVPTYPFQHRRYWRDPPCSSNPALTKGKEGAREDGILPGQEFSTPLAQRLFMATVRPTAPDWLEEHRIDEQVILPGAVHAVLALAAGLPGLCALTIEAPLTVGQDGVEMQTILQDGRVQIHARPTGTTVWQRYASAEPGPAPIDLGSDPLADLIARCGTTVSPQTLYQRMEAGGIVLGPRFRRIVEIRAGQGEALARLCAPDDLESNDLPVHPLVLDVLFQTLGAALITTDLPAHLPVALDQLRLGTGANPNTAVWCHATLRPTKPGANGIIGDLNLLAADGTRLLQVEGLGCRPSGKDCRRHLYTPVWRPCDPDHWPKPSTIALQIACRVDLSDYLDYLPQLDALSTAYVARAFIALGARFAVGKPVQLSVPTAPRFTRVLPRLWRMLKKDGLIDADHRTLRIPDANPERRLTEIRARYPAQAPETGMLARCGAALADVLTGTAEPLNLLFAPSEPDDASAVYTESRYASALNELAANALTRALPLNRPLRVLEIGGGTGGTTRHLLPIFPTTTAEYRFTDLSPAFLPSAEQTFAKYPFLRTALLDIEQELAAQGVEASAYDLVIAANVLHAARDLGEAVAHAAEALTPGGWLLLIEGLRPSRWLDLTFGLTEGWQRGTDRKLRPDDPLIDAGQWRQLLTTQGFDDVAALTPGSGRLADQGVILARKSSPAPAQTVICRAALDTPLNPAAAVLPVLQTELGQTPRLLVATYGAQRLRLWETPDSAQAAVLGLTKAAALEYPGTQVRLVDLDPLDDHAEATLAAESAIGDGESEVAWRDGQRYALRLTRTEDEPLLPERFRLTATEPGQLDYIAPTPLPEQRPGPGEVEIAVAAAGLNFKDVLTVLNLSPRSLGEGVSLGGECAGTIAALGEGVTEFQIGDRVLALAGSSLASHVIAPVGRVARIPKNLTCAQAAALPVAASTAWYALRELGRVQAGHRVLIHAATGGVGGFAVALARAVGAEVLATAGSSWKRAWLQQIGIQHVFDSRNPGFAAEVMAATAGAGVDLVLNSLTGDLIPASLSVLKPGGRFIEIGRAGIWSAEQVAARFPTVDYRIVALDTASEAEGGRLLRAVLDAVASGELPPPPLNLLPMSRAAEAFRLMQQARHLGKIVLTHHQPFHFRPDRGYLITGGLGGLGLAVAQWAVSQGAKYLALVSRHAPDAQMTQSLEKLREQGATVQCIAADLADETQIHRMLAELHTVLPPLAGVFHAAGLLDDAPLAEQTPKRLAKVAGPKLTAIPHLATLNADLDAFVLFSSAAGLLGSPGQANHAAASTGLDALAQRYQAQGLPVMTIDWGAWRDVGAAARRQVGERLAETGMGALTTDEGLAALAWTLERRPSQIAVLPIDWPKLQGHFGTHLPALFRELSLTTHPAPTQEKGGNPPFAARCSPLATEDLAALPPARQIERIAGLVEAQARGLLSIGNAPLRHDRPLNELGLDSLLAVELRNRLGALAGASLPATLLFNYPTIAALAEHLAMLMALDSWPEPVSTAPTDEAEILEDEDILSLDEDDLDAILRNLEQRHLQ